GCCTGACGCCATTTAGCTCGCCGACTGGCGCTGTCGAGCACGATTGGATCCCGCGCCACCTGCGCTGGCTCGAGGCGCATGGGGTCGACGGTGTCGTGCCCTGCGGCACCACCGGCGAAGGCCCATCGCTCAGCTTCGATGAGCGCAAGGCAGTGATCGACACCGTGCTGGCACAGCGCGGCGGCCTGCGCGTGATCGCCGGCACCGGCTGCGTCGCGCTGCCCGAGACGATCGCAGCCACGCGCTATGCGCTCGAGCGCGGCGCCGACGCGGCGCTGGTGCTGCCGCCCTACTACTTCAAGGGCCTGGCCGATGCCGGGCTGCTGGCGTTCTACCGCGCGGTGTGCGACGCGCTGCCGCCCGGCGGCACGATCATGCTCTACCACATCCCGCCGATCAGCCAGATCGCGATCCCCACTGCCGTGATCGACGGCCTGCTCGAAAGCCACCCTGATGCGATCTATGGCCTGAAGGACAGCGGCGGCGATCCTGCACATACGGCCATGCTGATCAAGCGCTACCCGCAGCTGCAGATCTTCACTGGTGGCGCCCCGGCGCTGGCGCGCGCGCTGAGCGATGGCGCGGCCGGCGGGATCTTCGCGCTGACGAATGCGTTCCCGCGCGAGATGCGCGCCGTGCTCGATGCGCACGCCGCCGGCGCCGGCATCGCGGCCGCACAGCAGCGGGTTGCCACGATCAGCGAGGCGATGAAACAGCACGGCCAGGTTGCGACACTCAAAGCGCTGGTGGCGCCACTGGCCGAGCTGCCGCCTACCTCCGTGCGCGCGCCGCTCGTGAATGTGGCCGAGCCGGCGACGGCGGCGCTGCTGGCACAGCTTCGGGCAGACTAGCCGCGCGCCATTCTTGCAGTTGACAATTTATCCGTTTCCGTGTATATTTCTGATGTGACTGCGACATCAGGATCGATATCACCGCAGTGCAGGATGCTCAGAAAGGCCACCAGCGCCAGCTCAAACAGCTGCGCGAGCGGGTCGACCAGCTCGAGCGCCGCCTGGCGCGGCTCGAGGATGCCTGAGGCAGACCATGAGTGAACCAACCGAGCGCGCGCTCGATCCCACGATCGCCACAGCGCTGGCTGCGCTGGCCGCACGCCTCGACCGGCTGCACGACGTACAGCAGGCGCAGTCTGAGCTGATCGCACGGCTGTCCGCCAGGGTCGATCAACTTGGCGATCAGGCCAGCCTGCTGAACGGCCAGGGGCTGCTGCTCAGCAGCCGCGTCGATCAGGCCAGCCGCGATATCTATGGGGCGCGCCAGATCGTGATGCAGGCCGAACACCAACTGCAGCAGGGGCTGGTCAGCATGACCGAGCGGCTGAACGAGGCCATCGCCGATATTCACCGGCTGCATATGATCCGCGAGTCGCCGGAGTATAAGATCAAGATCCTACGCGACGATCTGCTGTCGCTAGGCCAGCGGCTCGCGCAGATCGAGCGTACCTACGGGCAGGGCCAGCAGTGAGCACGCCGCCGGTTGCCCTGATCACTGGCGCGTCGCGGGGGATCGGCGCGGCAACTGCGCGCGAGCTGGC
The sequence above is drawn from the Candidatus Kouleothrix ribensis genome and encodes:
- a CDS encoding dihydrodipicolinate synthase family protein gives rise to the protein MPLLFAASLTPFSSPTGAVEHDWIPRHLRWLEAHGVDGVVPCGTTGEGPSLSFDERKAVIDTVLAQRGGLRVIAGTGCVALPETIAATRYALERGADAALVLPPYYFKGLADAGLLAFYRAVCDALPPGGTIMLYHIPPISQIAIPTAVIDGLLESHPDAIYGLKDSGGDPAHTAMLIKRYPQLQIFTGGAPALARALSDGAAGGIFALTNAFPREMRAVLDAHAAGAGIAAAQQRVATISEAMKQHGQVATLKALVAPLAELPPTSVRAPLVNVAEPATAALLAQLRAD